The genomic segment GCGCCGAGCTGCGCACCCTCGGCATCGCCCGGGTGCCGCTGACCGAGGCGATCGACCGGCTCGCCGGGCTGGAACGACAGCCGGACTGGTGGCGGCGGCTGTACGACAGCCTCGCGGGCGTCGACCCCGACCGGCTCTCCGGACTGCCGGTGCCGCTCGCCGGGGGCTCCGGTACGGCCTCCGGCGAGCGGGCCGAGGTGTCCGCCGATGACGAGGGTCCCGGGGACGAGGGTCCCGGAAGTCGTGGGGCGGCGGTCCCGCGCACCGCGATCGGCCCGCGCCAGGTGCTGCTGCCGCTGCCCGACGGGCTGACCGGACCGGTCCTCGAACGCCTCGCCAGGCTCGGCCTGAAGGTCGCCCACCCGGACGCGGCCCATCCGCTGCTGGAGAAGCTGGGCGCGCTGCCCGCCACCCCGCGGGCCGTGCTGACGACCCCGCAGGTGCGGGCGGCCGTCGCCGGATCGATGGACGCGGGCGAGATCTGGGACGAGGACGCGCTGGACGCCGACGAACTCGCCGACACCGTCCTGACGCTCGTCAGGGACGCCCGGATCGAGGCCGGTGACGAACCCTGGCTCGGCGCGCTCGCCCTCCCCGACGAGGACGGCGAACCCGCACCGGCCGGCGAACTCGTGCTCCCCGGAAGCCCGTTCGCCCGGATCATGCGCGAGGGCGAACTCGCCTTCTGTGACGAGGAGCTGGCCGAACGCTGGGGCGAACAGCCGCTCACCGCCTGCGGTGTGCTGGCCGACTTCGCGCTCGTGCGGACCACCGACGTGGTCCTCGACCCCGACGAACTGGAGCCCAGGGACGGCGACTTCGCCGAACCCGACGACGCCGGCCTGCTCGACGCCGTCGACGTGTGGTGCGAGGACGTGCTCGACCAGCTGCCCGACACCCCGGTACCGCCGGTCGTGACCGAACTGATCGCCGTACGCGACCTGGACCTCGTCGACGACGACGCCTGGCCGCAGGCGCTCGCCATGCTCGCCCGGCCGCCGCTGCGGGACGCGCTCACCCAGCCGGTACGGGTGCTGCTGCCGGACGGCACGACCCGGTCCGTGCGCCCGTACACCGCCTGGTGGCTGCGCGACCACCCGGTGCTCGACGGCCGCCGCCCGGCGGGACTGCGCGCTGCGGGCGGTGACCCGAGGCTGACCGGGCTCTACGACGCCGCCGACGCCACCGGATTCGACGACGGACAGGTGCTGCGCGCCCTCGGCGTACGGACCTCGGTCGCAGCCCTGCTCGACGAACCGGGTGGCGCGGCCGAATTGCTGGGGCGGCTGGCGGACCCGGACCGCCCGGTCGGAGCCGTACAACTGCACTCGCTGTACACGGCGCTGGCCGAGCTGGACCCCGAACAGGTCACGCTGCCCGACGAGTTGCGGGCGGTGGTCGACGGTGAGGTGCGGGTCGTCGACGCGCGGGACGCGCTGATCGCGGACGCGCCCGATCTGCTGCCGCTGACGGGCGGGCTCCCGCTGCTGCCGGTGGCCCCGGCCCGCGCGGCCGAACTGGCCGAGCTGTTCCAGGTGCGGCGGCTCGGCGAGACCGTCGAGGCGGAGGTCTCGACGGAGGGCGAGGAGCACAGGGTGCCGGAAGCGGTACGGCTGCTGCTCGGCGCGGGCACTCCGGACACCTATCTGGAGCATGGCGAACTGCGCGCGGGCGGAGTGGAGTTGGACTGGCGCCGCACGCCGGACGGGACGGTGCACGCCTCGACCGTGGAGGGAGTCGCGGCGGGGCTGGCCTGGGCGGCCGGGCAGTGGCCGCGCCGCTTCGAGGTGGCGGCGCTGCTGGAGGACCCGTCCCGGACGGAGGAACTGGCGCGGGACCGCTGGTTCGACTGAACGCGGGCCGGTGGGACGCGCGGCGTCGGGGGAGCGGACCGGGAGGAGGCCGGGGAGCGGGTCGAGCCGCGTTCTCCGGCCCCGGTCCGCCTGTCTGTCCGGCGGGGGCGCCTCGGGCGCCGGCGCCGGGAATGCGGATGAGTCATGAGATCCGCGAGGAAACGCCCATTCCTGTGCAACCTTTTCCGGGCCGCCGTGGTCTCGTCGGTCGAGTCAGCGGACTCGTTGACCACGACGGGCCTTCCGGGGCGAACTCCACATCGCTCAGGGGCCGTTCTCCCATTGAGGACACACATGAATATCCGTACCACTGTCGCCGTCGCGTCAGGCGCCCTCGCCCTGTCCGTGCTGGCCGTGCCGAACGCGCAGGCGCTCCAGCCGTCGCCGTCCGACGCCACCCCGACCGGTTTTGCCGCCGACCACGGTCGCTCCCTGTCCGCTCCGCCCGCTGACGGGGCCACCGACACCGTCATCAGGATCATCCTGCCCGACCTCGCTCCCGGGAGCGAGGTCCTCCGGAAGGTGAACATATGCCGACCGGACGGGAGCATCACGCGGTTCGTCGTCAACCAGTCCGGTGACAACAACGACAGCATGTACCGCTTCAGGGTCCGGGCCGGCCACGGGAAGGCGGAGGATGTCCGGAAGCCGGGCACATCCCCGATCTCCGCGTGCATCTTCCCACCGGCCCGTACCGGCATCCCGGGTGATGCCTCCGCCGGCCTGAAGTAGGCCCCCGCAGCACGCTCACACGCCGAAGCGGCGGCCGATCAGGCGCCAGACCAGCTCCAGGACGGCCGCCGCCGCCACCGAGACCCCCACCGCCGCCCACGGCACCGTCGTACCCACCAGCTTCAGGGCGAAGAACGTCTGGAGCCACGGCACGGCCAGCACGATCAGGAACGCCACCCCCATCGCCAGCACCAGACAGATCCGCCACCAGGTGTACGGGCGGGCGATAATCGCCAGTACCCACATCGAGACCAGGAACAGCGTCAGCGTCGCCGCGCTGGTCTCCGCGTCCAGCGCGTCCGGGCCCGTGTAGTGGTGCCGGGCGAGCAGATACGTGAGGAACGTCGCCACGCCCGCGATGACGCCCGACGGGACCGCGTACCGCATCACCCGGCGTACGAAGTGCGGATGCGCCCGCTCCTTGTTGGGCGCGAGGGCCAGGAAGAACGCCGGGATGCCGATGGTGAGCGTCGACAACAGCGTCAGATGCCGGGGCAGGAACGGGTACTCGACCTGGAAGCAGACCACCAGGACCGCCAGCAGCACCGAGTACACGGTCTTCGTCAGGAACAGCGTCGCGACCCGGGTGATGTTGCCGATCACCCGGCGGCCCTCGGCGACGACGGACGGCAGGGTCGCGAAGCTGTTGTCGAGCAGCACGATCTGCGCCACGGCCCGTGTCGCCTCCGATCCCGAGCCCATCGACACCCCGATGTCGGCGTCCTTCAGCGCCAGCACGTCGTTGACCCCGTCGCCCGTCATCGCGACCGTGTGGCCGCGCGACTGGAGGGCGGCGACCATGTCGCGCTTCTGCTGCGGGGTGACCCGGCCGAAGACCGAGTTGTCCTCGACGGCGGCCGCCATCTCGTCCCGGTCGCCGGGCAGCCGGCGCGCGTCCATCGGGTGTTCGGCGCCCGCCATGCCGAGCTTCGCGGCGACCGCCCCGACCGACACGGCGTTGTCACCGGAGATGACCTTCGTGCTGACCCGCTGATCGGCGAAGTAGGCGAGGGTGCGCCCGGCGTCCGGCCGCAGCCGCTGCTCCAGGACGACCAGCGCGGTGGGTACGGCTCCTGCGGACACCTCGTCGGCCTCCAGATCGCCGCGAGCCCTGGCCAGCAGCAGCACCCGCAGCCCCTGCTCGTTCAGCCGCTCGATCTCGGTGAGGGCGTCGTCCCCGTCCGACAAAAGCACGTCCGGGGCGCCGAGCAGCCAGGTCGAGTGCTGCCCGTCGGACTCGTCGAACTCGGCGCCGCTGTACTTGCGGGCCGAGGAGAACGGCAGCGAGTGCGTGCAGCGCCAGCCCCCGGTGGCCGGGTAGGCGTCGATGACGGCCTGGAGACTGGCGTTGGGCCGGGGGTCGGCCGCGCCGAGCGCGCCGAGCACCCGGTGCACGTACTCCTCGTCCGCGTCGCCCAGCGTCCGCACCTCGCTGACGTCCATGCCGCCCTCGGTGAGGGTGCCCGTCTTGTCCAGACAGACCACGTCGACGCGGGCCAGCCCCTCGATCGCGGGCAGCTCCTGGACCAGGCACTGTTTGCGGCCGAGCCGGACGACACCGATCGCGAAGGCCACCGACGTCAGCAGGACCAGGCCCTCGGGGATCATCGGGACGATGCCGCCGACGGTCCGGGCGATCGACTCCTTGAGGTTGTGCTCCTTCACCACGAGCTGGCTGATGACCAGACCGATCGCGGTCGGCACCATCATCCAGGTCACGTACTTCAGGATGGTGCTGATGCCGGTGCGCAGCTCGGACCGGACGAGGCTGAAGCGGGACGCCTCCTCGGCGAGCTGCGCCGCGTACGCCTCGCGGCCGACCTTGGTGGCGGTGAACGCGCCGCCGCCCGCGACGACGAAGCTGCCCGACATCACGGTGTCGCCACGCCTCTTCAGGACCGGGTCGGCCTCTCCGGTGAGCAGCGACTCGTCGATCTCCAGGCCGTCCGCCTCGGTGAGTTCGCCGTCGACCACGACCTTGTCGCCCGGTCCCATCTCGATGACGTCACCGAGGACGATCTCGGAGGTGGAGATCTCGGTGGCGGTGCCGTCGCGCCGGACGGTGGGCTTCGCCTCGCCGATGACGGCCAGTCCGTCCAGGGTCTTCTTGGCCCGCCACTCCTGGAAGATCCCGATACCGGTGTTGGCGATGATCACGAAGCCGAACAGGCTGTCCTGGATCGGCGCGACGAACAGCATGATCAGCCAGAGCACGCCGATGATCAGGTTGAAGCGGGTGAAGACGTTGGCGCGGACGATCTCGGCGACCGAACGCGAGGACCGTACGGGTACGTCGTTGACTTCTCCCCGGGCGACCCGCTCGGCGACCTCCGCCGTGGACAGCCCCCGGGCCCGCTCGGTGGACTCCGGCAGCGCCATCGGATGCACCGGGTCCAGCTCGGAACCGGCGTCGATCATCACCGGCCGGGAGGAACCGTCCGACGAGCCGTGACCGGACGAGCCGTGACCGGACGAGCCGTGACCGGAGGAATCGTGACCGGACGGATCGTGGTCGGAGGAATCGTGACCGGACGGATCGTGGTCGGACGAGCCTTGGCCTGACGGCTCGTGGCCGGGCCGCTCGTCGGCAGGCCGTACATGAGGGGAACCGGACGGGGGATCGGAGGGTCCGGAGGGGTTTCCGGGGTCCCCGGAGCCTCCTGAGGAGTCAAGTGCCCGCTGCGTCATGGTTCCGACCGTACGGGCGGAACGCCCCGTTCACCCCCCAGGGGTGCTGTTCCCGGCCTCCGCACCGGCCCCGGTCGCCGAAGCCGCGGCCCGCTTGAGCGCCGCGTCCCGCCCCCGTACGTACCAGATGCCGATCAACCCGAGCCCCGCGCCGGCCAGGCAGGTCCACACCCACCAGGTGTGCCCGTGGTCGTCGAACCAGCCGTAGAAGGGGAGTTGCACGAGGAAGAGGACGAACCAGAGGATCGTGCCGCCCGTGATGGTGGCGACGACGGGCCCCTCCAGGGGCTCGGGTGCCTCGTGTTTCGGTGTCCACTTCGCCATGCGGTCAGTGTAGGCGTCGTGCACTCAGGGGCTGTCGGGGCAGGTGACGCAAGGGTCTACGCGCGGAGATAGCGATCTTCGCCTTATGTATTCATACTGAACACGCTTATGGATGACTCGATTCATTCGTGTGAACATCCAAAGTTGACTGATTTTCTTCTTCCCCGCGGCTCCCGCGCGTGTCATCGCCCGTACGCCCCCGTATCGACTGAGGTCATCCATGTCCCCCTCGGCCACCGCTCCGGTCGACGCCAAGCAGCCCTCGGCTCCGGAGCCGCACGGCGGCCTGGACCGTTTCTTCAAGATCTCCGAGCGGGGGTCGTCGGTCGGCCGCGAGATCCGTGGCGGACTCGCCACGTTCTTCGCCATGGCGTACATCATCGTGCTCAACCCGATCATCCTGGGCAGCGCGAAGGACATGTACGGGCACCAGCTCGACGGCGGCCAGCTGGTCACCGCGACAGTGCTGACCGCGGCGTTCTCCACGCTCCTGATGGGCGTCATCGGCAACGTGCCGATCGCGCTCGCCGCCGGGCTCGGCGTGAACACCGTCGTCGCCCTCCAGCTCGCCCCCAGGATGAGCTGGCCCGACGCGATGGGCATGGTCGTCCTCGCGGGCATCGTCGTGATGCTGCTGGTGGCGACCGGGCTGCGGGAACGCGTGATGAACGCCGTACCGCTCTCGCTCCGCAAGGGCATCGCGATCGGCATCGGCCTCTTCATCCTGCTGATCGGCCTGGTCGACTCGGGATTCGTCTCCCGTGTCCCGGACGCCGCCCACACCACCGTCCCGCTCCAGCTCGGCAACGACGGACACCTCAACGGCTGGCCGGTCCTGGTCTTCGTGCTCGGCGCGCTGCTCACGCTCGCGCTGATCGTCCGCAAGGTGCCGGGCGCGATCCTGATCTCCATCGTGACGATGACCGTCGTCGCGCTGATCATCAACGCGGTCGCCGACCTGCCCGGCGAGGCGTGGGGCCTGACCGTCCCCGAGTGGCCCGGCAATCCGGTCGCCACTCCGGACTTCGGGCTCATCGGCCGGCTCAGCCTGTTCGGCGGCTTCTCGAAGGTCGGGGTGCTGACCGGCATCCTCTTCGTCTTCACCGTGCTGCTGTCCTGCTTCTTCGACGCGATGGGCACCATCCTCGGTGTCGGTGACGAGGCGAAGCTGATGGACAAGGACGGCAACTTCCCCGGTATCAACAAGGTGCTGTTCGTCGACGGCATCGCGGTCGCCGCGGGCGGCGCCAGCTCCTCGTCCGCCTCGACCTGCTTCGTGGAGTCCACGGCCGGTGTCGGCGAGGGCGCGCGGACCGGCTTCGCGAGCGTGGTGACCGGGCTGCTCTTCACGGTGGCGCTGTTCCTGACACCACTGGCCACGATGGTCCCGTCGCAGGCGGCGACCCCGGCGCTGCTGGCGGTCGGTTTCCTGATCCTGTCGGGCTCGGTGCGGGACGTCGACTGGAGCGACTTCACGCTGGCCATCCCGGCGTTCCTCGCCATGCTGATGATGCCGCTCACCTACTCGATCACCAACGGCATCGGCATCGGCTTCATCGCCTTCTGCGCGCTGCGGCTGGCGGCCGGCCGCGGACGCGAGGTCCCGGCGGCGATGTACGTGGTGTCGGCGGTGTTCGTCTTCTACTACGCGATGCCGGCGCTCGGCCTCACGTGATCCCCTCACCCCCACGGCCGACCCGGTCCGCCGGGTCGGCCGTCGTTTCCCGCGTTTCCCGCGCGCCCCGGGGTCGTCCGGGCCCCGACGCGTCCTGGGGTTTCCCCGTTCCGTCCGCGACCACGTCCCCGTTCTCCCGCGCCTCCCCCTCCCGGCGTTCCTGTCGCCGGGCCCCGTAGAACTCCTCCGTCTTCTCCACGGCCGCCTGGAAGCGCTCGTCGAAGTCGTCGCGAACGAGCGTCCGGACCACATAGTCCTGGACGCTCATCCCACGTGTGGCGGCGCGTCGGCGGAGCCGGTCCAGGAGCTCACCGTCCACCCGAAGGCTGAGCACTGTCGATCCCATGCCATGCAGGCTCGGGCCCCGCATGGCGATTCGTGTCACTTTTCGGAGCCGTCTCACTCGTTTGAGTGACCGGTTTCTCGCGCGAATACCACCGGGTGGTCTTTAGGGTAGGTAATGAGTTACGCTAACAAACATGCCTGACCTGATCCACGACGGTGCCAGTGCCGCCGCCGTGAGCTCCCTTCGCTCCGCCGTGATGCTGCTGGGCCGGCGCCTCAAGCACCAGCGTGTCGACGAGTCGCTGAGCCCGACCGAGATGTCGGTGCTCGGCACCCTCGCCCGCTGCGGTTCGGCCACCCCCGGTGAGCTGGCCCGCAAGGAGCACGTACAGCCGCCGTCGATGACCCGCATCGTCGCCCTGCTCGAAGCCAAGGGACTCGTCAGGCTCGAACCGCACCCAGATGACCGTCGGCAGAAGATGGTCAGCCAGACCGAGCAGGCGGAAGCCATGCTCGAAGAGAGCCGCCGCAAGCGGAACGCCTGGCTGACGTCACTCGCCGAGGGCCTGGACGAGGACGAGTGGGAGAAGCTGCGGACCGCCGCGCCCGTGCTGGAGAAGCTCGCCCACCTGTGACGCGCCGGGCGGCGCCGCTGCACAGCCGACGCCGCCTCCACCGTCACGTCCTCGTCAGCCGACGAAACGTAGACGCCGAGGAGGCGAACCCTTTTGAGTACGGGACCCGGAGCAGACTCCGCCCCCGCACCGACTTCCACCCACGAGAGCAAGCCCGGCGGGACCTTCTCGTCGCTGAAGATACGTAACTACCGCCTGTTCGCCACGGGCGCCGTGATCTCCAACACCGGCACCTGGATGTCCCGCATCACGCAGGACTGGCTCGTGATGAGCCTCACCGGCTCCGCGACCGCCGTCGGTATCACCACAGCGCTCCAGTTCCTGCCCATGCTCCTCTTCGGTCTGTACGGCGGCGTCATCGCCGACCGCTACCCGAAGCGCCAACTGCTGCTGATCAGCCAGGGCGCGCTCGGACTCTGCGGCATCGCACTCGCCGTACTGACCCTCTCCGGTCAGGTCGAGGTCTGGCACGTCTATCTGATCGCCTTCCTGCTCGGCCTGGTGACCGTCGTGGACAACCCGGCGCGCCAGTCGTTCGTCTCCGAGATGGTCGGTCCCGCGCAACTGCGGAACGCGGTCAGCCTGAACTCCGCGAACTTCCAGTCCGCCCGGCTCATCGGCCCCGCGGTCGCGGGCGCCCTGATCACCACGGTCGGCAGCGGCTGGGCCTTCATGTTCAACGGCCTGTCGTTCGCCGCGCCGCTCGTCGGCCTGCTGATGATGCGGACGAACGAGCTGCACAGGACGGTCGTGGTGCCACGCGCCAAGGGACAGCTCCGGGAGGGGCTGCGGTACGTCTCCGGACGCCCCGACCTGCTCTGGCCGATCGTCCTGGTCGGCTTCGTCGGCACGTTCGGGTTCAACTTCCCGATCTGGCTGACGGCCTTCGCGGACGACGTCTTCCACGGCGGCGCCGGGATGTACTCGTTCTTCAACATCCTGATGGCGGCCGGTTCCCTCGCCGGGGCCCTGCTCGCCGCCCGCCGCCGTTCCTCGCGGCTGCGGATGCTGGTGGCCGCCGGTACGGCGTTCGGTCTCCTGGAGATCACCGCGGCCTTCGCACCGACCGTCTGGCTGTTCTCACTGCTGCTGGTCCCGGTCGGAATGCTGGGCCTGACGACCAACATCAGCGCCAACACCAGCGTGCAGATGGCCGCCGATCCGGAGATGCGCGGCCGGGTGATGAGCCTGTACATGATGGTCTTCGCGGGCGGTACGCCGATCGGCGCCCCGCTCGTCGGCTGGCTCAGCGACACCTACGGCGCCCGCGTCGGCTTCGCCTCCGGCGGACTGCTCTCGGTGCTCGCCGCGCTCGGGGTGGGCTTCATGCTGGCCCGCGTCGGCGGCCTCCGGCTCAAGGTCGACATGCGCCAGGGCCGCCCACATGTGCGGTTCGAGCAGCGCGAACAACTGGCGACGGCGGCCTGACGGACGCGGACGGACGCGAACGGACGCGAACGGACGCGAGTGAACGCCTGACGGACGCGAACGGAGGAGGCGTACGGTCCGGCGCTCCGCAGGCCCCCCCGACAGGACACGGCCCCGGCCCGGTGCGAGACCCGCACCGGGCCGGTCGTCGGCCATCTCGATCCTGTCAGTCTCCATGACGGTCATCGTGGCGCTCCTCCCCGCTGCCGCCTGAGTGCGTGCAGCCGCGCGTTTCAACGATACGCACGGTGACCAGGACCCGCCGGTACGCCGGTTACGGTGCGACACTCGCCGCATGAGCCCGCCGAGACTCTTCGTGGCCGTTCTGCCGCCCGCCCACGCCCTCGACGAGCTGCGCAGGACCGTCGCGCCGTTGCGCGCGCTTCCCGGCGGCGACGCGCTCCGCTGGACCGACGCCCCCGGATGGCACTTCACGCTCGCCTTCCTCGGCGGGGTGGACGAGGAGCTGATGACCGAGCTGCACGAGCGGCTGGCGCGGGCCGCCCACCGCACCGAACCCTTTCCGCTGCGGATCGGGGGCTCCGGCCGGTTCGACGGCCGGGTGCTGTGGGCCGGGGCCGACGGCGGGCTCGACACGCTCGGGCTGCTCGCCGCCCGCGTCGACGCCGCAGCCCGCCGCACCGGGCTGCCGGTGGAACCGGGCCGCTCACACACGCCCCACCTCACACTCGCCCGCGGCCGGGCCCCGACCGATCTCCGGCCGTACGTCACGGCCCTCGGCGCCTTCCGGGGCACCCCATGGCAGGTCACCGGGATCTCCCTCGTACGCAGCCACCCGCCCGTGGGCGGCGTGCCCGGTGCGCGGCCCGCGTACGAGGTGGTCGCGGGCTGGCCGCTGGGGCGCTGAGCGGTGCGGCTACGCTCGACGGGTGGACCCGAAGACAAGAAACCGCGTCATGGCCCTCGTACTCGTGCTGATGCTGGCCGTCGTGGCCGTGGCGGCGGCCGTCGGCGGCTGACGGCCGACACCACGGCGGTGGCACCACGGCCGTCGGTGGCCGGCACCACGGCTGCTGACGGCCACCCGGGCGAGCGGTCCGGAGCCGGGCCCGGGGACGCTTGCTTCGAGTGGACTCCAAGGCGTTGGCTTGGTGTCCATGAAGTACACGCAGCTCGGACGCACCGGACTCAAGGTCAGCCGACTCGTCCTCGGCACAATGAACTTCGGTCCTCTGACCGATGAGGCCGACAGCCACGCGATCATGGACGCCGCGCTCGACGCGGGCGTCAACTTCTTCGACACGGCCAACGTCTACGGCTGGGGCGAGAACAAGGGGCACACCGAGGAGATCCTCGGCACCTGGTTCGCCAAGGGCGGCGACCGGCGCGACAAGGTCGTCCTCGCCACCAAGGTCTACGGCAACATGGCCGCCGACGGCGACGCCTGGCCCAACCACGACAAGCTCTCCGCCCTCAACATCCGCCGGGCCGTCGACGCCAGCCTGAAGCGGCTGCGGACGGACCACATCGACCTGTACCAGTTCCACCACATCGACCGGTCCACCCCGGTCGAGGAGATCTGGCAGGCCATCGACGTACTGATCCAGCAGGGCAAGATCCTCTACGCCGGTTCGTCCAACTTCCCCGGCTGGAAGATCGCCCAGACCAACGAGACCGCCCACCGCCTCGGCTCGTACGGACTGGTCAGCGAGCAGTGCCTGTACAACCTCGCCGAGCGCCGCGCCGAGATGGAGGTCATCCCGGCCGCCCAGGAGTACGGCCTCGGAGTCATCCCGTGGTCGCCGCTCCAGGGCGGGCTGCTCGGTGGTGTGATCCGCAAGGAGAAGGACCGTGAGGGCGGCGGGGGCCGCTCGGCGACCGGCCGGTCCGCCGACGCGCTGGCCAACTCGGCCGTACGGGAACGAATCCAGTCGTACGAGGACCTGCTCGACAAGCACGGTCTGGCACCCGGCGAGGCGGCGCTCGCCTGGCTGCTGACCCGGCCGGGCGTGACCGGGCCGATCGTCGGACCGCGTGTGAAGGAGCAGCTGGACTCCGCGCTGCGCGCCGTCGAGCTGGAGCTGTCGGACGAGGTCCTGACCGGGCTCGACGAGATCTTCCCGGGCCCCGGACCGTCTCCGGAGGCGTTCGCCTGGTGACGCGCCGCCGATGAGCGCCCCGGCCCGCCGGGAACGCCCGGACGCCCGGTCGGCCGCGCCCCGCACAGGGGGCGCGGCCGACCGGGCGTCGTACGGTGCGTGACACGCCCGTTCCGTACGCGGGGCCTGTACGCAGGGTCTGTACGCGAAGTGCGTCATGCGGCCCGTCGGCGCCCGTGCCGTGACATCGCGCCCCGGTGTGCGTACCGCGTCCCCCAAGAGGTCACCGCGCCCGTGCCCTCACCGCCGCGCGAACCGGTCCAGGGCCGCCAGCACCGCGCGGCTCGTCGCCGGCCCGCCCAGATGCCCCGCGTCCTCGATCACGGTCAGCTCCGCGTCCGGCCAGGCGCGGACCAGCTCCCAGGCGGTGGACAGCGGGCCGCCGAGGTCGAAACGGCCGTGCACCAGCGCACCCGGGATGCCCGCCAGCCGCCCCGCGTCACGGATCAGCGCGCCCTCCTCCAGCCACGCGCCGTGCGAGAAGTAGTGCGTGCAGATCCGGACCAGCGCCTG from the Streptomyces sp. AM 4-1-1 genome contains:
- a CDS encoding MFS transporter, whose product is MSTGPGADSAPAPTSTHESKPGGTFSSLKIRNYRLFATGAVISNTGTWMSRITQDWLVMSLTGSATAVGITTALQFLPMLLFGLYGGVIADRYPKRQLLLISQGALGLCGIALAVLTLSGQVEVWHVYLIAFLLGLVTVVDNPARQSFVSEMVGPAQLRNAVSLNSANFQSARLIGPAVAGALITTVGSGWAFMFNGLSFAAPLVGLLMMRTNELHRTVVVPRAKGQLREGLRYVSGRPDLLWPIVLVGFVGTFGFNFPIWLTAFADDVFHGGAGMYSFFNILMAAGSLAGALLAARRRSSRLRMLVAAGTAFGLLEITAAFAPTVWLFSLLLVPVGMLGLTTNISANTSVQMAADPEMRGRVMSLYMMVFAGGTPIGAPLVGWLSDTYGARVGFASGGLLSVLAALGVGFMLARVGGLRLKVDMRQGRPHVRFEQREQLATAA
- a CDS encoding NCS2 family permease, with the protein product MSPSATAPVDAKQPSAPEPHGGLDRFFKISERGSSVGREIRGGLATFFAMAYIIVLNPIILGSAKDMYGHQLDGGQLVTATVLTAAFSTLLMGVIGNVPIALAAGLGVNTVVALQLAPRMSWPDAMGMVVLAGIVVMLLVATGLRERVMNAVPLSLRKGIAIGIGLFILLIGLVDSGFVSRVPDAAHTTVPLQLGNDGHLNGWPVLVFVLGALLTLALIVRKVPGAILISIVTMTVVALIINAVADLPGEAWGLTVPEWPGNPVATPDFGLIGRLSLFGGFSKVGVLTGILFVFTVLLSCFFDAMGTILGVGDEAKLMDKDGNFPGINKVLFVDGIAVAAGGASSSSASTCFVESTAGVGEGARTGFASVVTGLLFTVALFLTPLATMVPSQAATPALLAVGFLILSGSVRDVDWSDFTLAIPAFLAMLMMPLTYSITNGIGIGFIAFCALRLAAGRGREVPAAMYVVSAVFVFYYAMPALGLT
- a CDS encoding molecular chaperone Hsp90 → MNATEGADPFGTARLRRGVLDAWGAGPARFREDANAEEDLALGGYRDRLVVELAQNAADAAARAGVPGRLRLTLHPANGPDDRAVLAAANTGAPLDATGVESLSTLRASAKREGHETAVGRFGVGFAAVLAVSDEPAVIGRHGGVRWSLAEARDLARGAATGSPGLGDELRRRDGHVPLLRLPLPAEGTAPDGYDTVVVLPLRDGGAEDLVERLLGAVDDALLLTLPGLDEVVLETPEGVRTLRRSEHGPYIHVDDSAHGTNRWRTVTRHGAVEPALLADRPVEERLRPHWSVTWAVPVAEDGAPRHPRTAPVVHAPTPTDEPLGVPALLIASLPLDTSRRHPAPGPLTDFLVARAADAYAELLAAWQPVTVATIDLVPGPLGKGVLDGALRAAILERLPRVAFLEPAAPRDPAAEPERWDDWEPGAPRETPTALRPVEAEVVEGVGAETVRVLAEVLPCLLPAGLERRAELRTLGIARVPLTEAIDRLAGLERQPDWWRRLYDSLAGVDPDRLSGLPVPLAGGSGTASGERAEVSADDEGPGDEGPGSRGAAVPRTAIGPRQVLLPLPDGLTGPVLERLARLGLKVAHPDAAHPLLEKLGALPATPRAVLTTPQVRAAVAGSMDAGEIWDEDALDADELADTVLTLVRDARIEAGDEPWLGALALPDEDGEPAPAGELVLPGSPFARIMREGELAFCDEELAERWGEQPLTACGVLADFALVRTTDVVLDPDELEPRDGDFAEPDDAGLLDAVDVWCEDVLDQLPDTPVPPVVTELIAVRDLDLVDDDAWPQALAMLARPPLRDALTQPVRVLLPDGTTRSVRPYTAWWLRDHPVLDGRRPAGLRAAGGDPRLTGLYDAADATGFDDGQVLRALGVRTSVAALLDEPGGAAELLGRLADPDRPVGAVQLHSLYTALAELDPEQVTLPDELRAVVDGEVRVVDARDALIADAPDLLPLTGGLPLLPVAPARAAELAELFQVRRLGETVEAEVSTEGEEHRVPEAVRLLLGAGTPDTYLEHGELRAGGVELDWRRTPDGTVHASTVEGVAAGLAWAAGQWPRRFEVAALLEDPSRTEELARDRWFD
- a CDS encoding MarR family transcriptional regulator, whose protein sequence is MPDLIHDGASAAAVSSLRSAVMLLGRRLKHQRVDESLSPTEMSVLGTLARCGSATPGELARKEHVQPPSMTRIVALLEAKGLVRLEPHPDDRRQKMVSQTEQAEAMLEESRRKRNAWLTSLAEGLDEDEWEKLRTAAPVLEKLAHL
- a CDS encoding DUF2530 domain-containing protein — its product is MAKWTPKHEAPEPLEGPVVATITGGTILWFVLFLVQLPFYGWFDDHGHTWWVWTCLAGAGLGLIGIWYVRGRDAALKRAAASATGAGAEAGNSTPGG
- a CDS encoding HAD-IC family P-type ATPase, with product MIDAGSELDPVHPMALPESTERARGLSTAEVAERVARGEVNDVPVRSSRSVAEIVRANVFTRFNLIIGVLWLIMLFVAPIQDSLFGFVIIANTGIGIFQEWRAKKTLDGLAVIGEAKPTVRRDGTATEISTSEIVLGDVIEMGPGDKVVVDGELTEADGLEIDESLLTGEADPVLKRRGDTVMSGSFVVAGGGAFTATKVGREAYAAQLAEEASRFSLVRSELRTGISTILKYVTWMMVPTAIGLVISQLVVKEHNLKESIARTVGGIVPMIPEGLVLLTSVAFAIGVVRLGRKQCLVQELPAIEGLARVDVVCLDKTGTLTEGGMDVSEVRTLGDADEEYVHRVLGALGAADPRPNASLQAVIDAYPATGGWRCTHSLPFSSARKYSGAEFDESDGQHSTWLLGAPDVLLSDGDDALTEIERLNEQGLRVLLLARARGDLEADEVSAGAVPTALVVLEQRLRPDAGRTLAYFADQRVSTKVISGDNAVSVGAVAAKLGMAGAEHPMDARRLPGDRDEMAAAVEDNSVFGRVTPQQKRDMVAALQSRGHTVAMTGDGVNDVLALKDADIGVSMGSGSEATRAVAQIVLLDNSFATLPSVVAEGRRVIGNITRVATLFLTKTVYSVLLAVLVVCFQVEYPFLPRHLTLLSTLTIGIPAFFLALAPNKERAHPHFVRRVMRYAVPSGVIAGVATFLTYLLARHHYTGPDALDAETSAATLTLFLVSMWVLAIIARPYTWWRICLVLAMGVAFLIVLAVPWLQTFFALKLVGTTVPWAAVGVSVAAAAVLELVWRLIGRRFGV
- the thpR gene encoding RNA 2',3'-cyclic phosphodiesterase; the protein is MSPPRLFVAVLPPAHALDELRRTVAPLRALPGGDALRWTDAPGWHFTLAFLGGVDEELMTELHERLARAAHRTEPFPLRIGGSGRFDGRVLWAGADGGLDTLGLLAARVDAAARRTGLPVEPGRSHTPHLTLARGRAPTDLRPYVTALGAFRGTPWQVTGISLVRSHPPVGGVPGARPAYEVVAGWPLGR